One Glycine max cultivar Williams 82 chromosome 4, Glycine_max_v4.0, whole genome shotgun sequence DNA segment encodes these proteins:
- the LOC113001415 gene encoding uncharacterized protein codes for MSEIEEVQEQLKANMDAMKEQMTKMMEAMMSMRKMMEDNTTTVVAASIATEMDPIHPTGFNQVNRPVLDLVVQGGEATKNACGPHHVQNAPGISQCCLLSQPLHFVRGEGPSIVLEKEMIEHMDERLRAIEGGGNYAFADIAELCLVPDVVIPPKFKVPDFNKYKGITCPKNHLKMYCRKMRTYAKDEKLLMHFFQKSLAGAAITWYTNLEPSRVHSWKDLMVSFIR; via the exons ATGAGTGAAATCGAAGAAGTACAAGAACAACTAAAAGCCAATATGGATGCCATGAAGGAAcaaatgacaaagatgatggaAGCAATGATGAGCATGAGAAAGATGATGGAGGATAACACTACTACAGTTGTTGCTGCAAGTATTGCCACTGAGATGGACCCAATTCACCCGACCGGTTTCAATCAAGTGAATCGTCCAGTCTTAGATCTAGTAGTTCAAGGGGGCGAGGCAACGAAAAATGCATGCGGGCCTCATCATGTTCAG AACGCTCCTGGAATATCTCAATGTTGCCTGTTatcacaacccttgcattttgtaaGGGGAGAGGGGCCTTCCATAGTACTTGAGAAGGAAATGATTGAGCATATGGATGAGAGGCTACGAGCTATTGAAGGAGGAggaaattatgcctttgctgacatAGCAGAGTTGTGTTTGGTACCTGACGTGGTTATtcctccaaagttcaaggtgccagatttTAATAAGTACAAGGGAATCACTTGCCCAAAGAATCACctgaaaatgtattgtaggAAGATGAGGACGTATGCaaaagatgaaaagttgttgatgcatttcttccaaaaaAGTCTTGCTGGGGCAGCTattacctggtatactaacctAGAACCTTCCCGGGTCCATtcctggaaggacctaatggtttctTTTATTAGGTAG